The Triticum aestivum cultivar Chinese Spring chromosome 3A, IWGSC CS RefSeq v2.1, whole genome shotgun sequence genome includes a region encoding these proteins:
- the LOC123060632 gene encoding histone H3.2 has translation MARTKQTARKSTGGKAPRKQLATKAARKSAPATGGVKKPHRFRPGTVALREIRKYQKSTELLIRKLPFQRLVREIAQDFKTDLRFQSSAVSALQEAAEAYLVGLFEDTNLCAIHAKRVTIMPKDIQLARRIRGERA, from the coding sequence ATGGCCCGCACCAAGCAGACGGCGAGGAAGTCGACCGGCGGCAAGGCGCCGAGGAAGCAGCTGGCGACCAAGGCCGCTCGCAAGTCCGCCCCGGCCACCGGCGGCGTGAAGAAGCCCCACCGCTTCCGCCCCGGCACCGTGGCGCTCCGCGAGATCCGCAAGTACCAGAAGAGCACGGAGCTGCTCATCCGCAAGCTCCCCTTCCAGCGCCTAGTGCGCGAGATCGCCCAGGACTTCAAGACCGACCTCCGCTTCCAGTCCTCCGCCGTCTCCGCCCTGCAGGAGGCCGCCGAGGCCTACCTCGTGGGCCTCTTCGAGGACACCAACCTCTGCGCCATCCACGCCAAGCGCGTCACcatcatgcccaaggacatccaGCTCGCCCGCCGCATCCGTGGCGAGAGGGCCTAG
- the LOC123060633 gene encoding histone H4 variant TH011, producing the protein MSGRGKGGKGLGKGGAKRHRKVLRDNIQGITKPAIRRLARRGGVKRISGLIYEETRGVLKIFLENVIRDAVTYTEHARRKTVTAMDVVYALKRQGRTLYGFGG; encoded by the coding sequence ATGTCCGGGCGCGGCAAGGGAGGCAAGGGCCTAGGCAAGGGCGGCGCCAAGCGCCACCGGAAGGTCCTCCGCGATAACATCCagggcatcaccaagccggcgatcCGGCGgctggcgcggcggggcggcgtgaagcgcatctcggggctcatctacgaggagacccgcggcgtgctcaagatcttcctcgagaacgTCATCCGCGATGCCGTCACCTACACCGAGCACGCCCGCCGCAAGACCGTCACCGCCATGGACGTCGTCTACGCGCTCAAGCGCCAGGGCCGCACCCTCTACGGCTTCGGCGGCTAA